TTGCTAAAAAAGTTATTTTTTTCATTTCAGTGATTGTTTAATATTTACAAGACAAAATTAGCCCCATTGAATCCAATAAAAACTGACAAAAATCATAGTATAAAAATTATTTTCGAATGGAATTAAAACTTTAAAATTTTCCTGATTCGCTTTTTGTTCTTACATTTGCCATCCTATGCTAAAAACAGTCAACATACTTAATAAAAGAGCGAAATTCGACTACGAAATACTCGAAAAGTATACCGCCGGTATTGTATTAACCGGGACTGAGATCAAGTCTATTCGTTTGGGAAAAGCTTCTATTGCCGAAAGTTTCTGTGAATTTCACGGTCATGAACTTTTTGTGATCAATTCCCATATTGAAGAATACCTTTACGGCACGCACTACAACCACAAAGCAAAAAGCGAGCGCAAACTGTTATTAAACCGGAAAGAACTGAAAAGTCTTTTAAAAAGTATGCAGAATAAAGGGCTTACCATTATTCCGTTGCGTCTTTTTACCAACGAAAAAGGACTGGCCAAATTAGACATTGCCCTTTGCCGTGGTAAGAAAAACTTTGATAAGCGCGAAACGATAAAAGACCGCGACAACAAGCGTGACTTAGACCGTATTAAAAAAGTACACTAAATTTTACCGGAAAAGCTATTTCTAAATTGATATTTTATGACTAAAATTGTCATGAAATTCAACAACCATGAAAACACTTCTCAAAAACGCACGGGAACAAAAAGGACTCAAAACACGGGAAGTGGCACAATTGCTTCATATTGACCAGGCTTTGATTAGTAAATTCGAAAACGGCCTGCGCAAACCAACACGGGAACAGCTCTCCAAACTGGCTGCCTTACTGGAAATCGATTTTGAAACCCTGCTGGTGGCATGGCTGAAAGAAAAGATCCTCTACGAGATCGGACAGGACGAATATGCCCTGAAAGCCATTCAGCTTGCCGAAGAAGAGATCAAATTCAATGCTTTCCAAAAAGCCTATCCCATTTCGGCACGGCTTCAGCTTTTACTGAATGAAATTGACAATCTGAAAGAAAAAGCAGACCGGTTCCGGCAATTTGAAACGGAAAAAGTTACCCGCATACTGGAACTGGAATACACCTTTGAAAGCAATCAGCTGGAAGGCAACACCCTTTCGCTGGACGAAACAAGTGCAGTTCTTTTCCAGGGCCTCACCATAGCCGGAAAAAGCATGCGCGAACACCTGGAAACCATCAACCATCAGGAAGCCATCCGTCATTTAAAACAGCTTGTTGAACGAAACGGTGCCCTGTCTGAAAAAGATCTTTTCTCGCTCCACAATATGATTATCAGGGGTATTCATCCGGAAGCATCCGGAAAATACCGTACCGAAATGCTGAACACGCCGGAAAGTGCCTATATTCCTCCGGCACCGGCATTGATTCAGAAACAAATCACCGATAGTTTTATGTGGTATGAAACCAATAAAAACAAACTGCATCCGGTAGTATTAGCTGCCGAAATGCTGGAACAGCTCCTTTCCATCCAGCCATTCCTTAACGGAAACGGAAAAGTAGCCCGTTTGTTCATGAACTTCATTTTACTGCAAAACGGTTTTGTAGTTACCAATATTAAAGGCAATCCGGAATACCGTATGCTGTTTGCTAAAATATGCGAAACGGCGGCGCTTACGAAAGACAAAGAACCTTTACTGGTGTTTATTGCGCTGGCCGAAAAAGAAAGCCT
This region of Flavobacterium inviolabile genomic DNA includes:
- the smpB gene encoding SsrA-binding protein SmpB, encoding MLKTVNILNKRAKFDYEILEKYTAGIVLTGTEIKSIRLGKASIAESFCEFHGHELFVINSHIEEYLYGTHYNHKAKSERKLLLNRKELKSLLKSMQNKGLTIIPLRLFTNEKGLAKLDIALCRGKKNFDKRETIKDRDNKRDLDRIKKVH
- a CDS encoding Fic family protein, whose translation is MKTLLKNAREQKGLKTREVAQLLHIDQALISKFENGLRKPTREQLSKLAALLEIDFETLLVAWLKEKILYEIGQDEYALKAIQLAEEEIKFNAFQKAYPISARLQLLLNEIDNLKEKADRFRQFETEKVTRILELEYTFESNQLEGNTLSLDETSAVLFQGLTIAGKSMREHLETINHQEAIRHLKQLVERNGALSEKDLFSLHNMIIRGIHPEASGKYRTEMLNTPESAYIPPAPALIQKQITDSFMWYETNKNKLHPVVLAAEMLEQLLSIQPFLNGNGKVARLFMNFILLQNGFVVTNIKGNPEYRMLFAKICETAALTKDKEPLLVFIALAEKESLERYLNVLVQN